Part of the Sphingomonas morindae genome, CTTCGAGCGAGCGGGAGCGTTTGAGCAGCAGCGTCTGGGTGGCGAGGACATGCTCGACCTCGGACGTGCCGATGCCGAAGCCGAGCGCGCCGAGCGCGCCATGGCTGGCGGTGTGCGAATCGCCGCAGACCACGGTGGTGCCCGGCAGGGTGAAGCCCTGTTCCGGCCCGACGACATGGACGATGCCCTGCGCGGCGGCGAGATCATCGATATATTCGATGCCGAACTCGGCGGTGTTGCGCGCGAGCGCCGCGAGCTGCTCGGCCGATTGCGGATCGGCGATCGGCAGGCGGTGGCCGGCGGCATCGGCGCGCGCGGTGGTGGGCAGATTGTGATCGGGCACGGCGAGCGTGAGATCCGGCCGGCGGACGCGGCGGCCGGCGGCGCGCAGCCCGTCAAAGGCCTGGGGGCTCGTCACCTCATGGACGAGGTGGCGGTCGATATAGAGAAGCGCGGTGCCATCGTCGCGCTGCTGGACGACATGGGCGTCCCAGATCTTCTCGTAGAGGGTGCGCGGTGTCTCTGCCATGATCGGCGCGCCATAGCGAAGTTCGCCGCTTTTGTCTCGCCCGCGATCCGGCTAGGCGCGGCGCGAGGAGATGGTCATGCCGGTACCGCCGCCCCCGCCGCCCCCGCCGCCGTCGCTTGCCGCACCGGCCCTGCCCGCCGCGCGGCCCGTGCGCCGGCTTCCCGCCGCCGACGCGCACCAGGGGGTCGCGGCCGGGGGCGACGCGCTCTACGCGATCGACGACAGCGCGATCGCCAGGCTCGATCCGGCGAGCGGGCGCGTGGTGCGCCGCTGGCAGGGCGATCCGGCGCGCTATCCGCACATCAATTCCTGCATCGTGCGCGGCGCCCGGCTGATCTGCGCCGCCTCCAGCTATCCGGCGGTGCCGATGTGGAGCCGGATGGAGGTGTTCGACGCCGTCAGCCTGCGCCCGCTGGCGAGCCGGCGGATCGACGGGCCGGGCTCGCTCACCTGGCTCGACTGGCACAAGGGCGGCTGGTGGGCCTGCTACGCCAATTATGACGGCAAGGGCGGGGTGCCCGGCCGCGACCATGCGGCGACCCGGCTGGTCCGCTACGACCGGCATTTCCGCGAGACCGGCCGCTGGCCGCTGCCGCCGGCGCTGCTCGACCGGCTGGCGCCGCGCAGCGCCTCGGGCGGAGCCTGGGGCGCGGACGGCCTGCTCTACATGACCGGGCACGACCGGCCCGAACTCTATGCCGTGCGCGTGCCCGCCACGGGCGACCGGCTGACCTTGGTCGCCACCATCGCGACTCCCACCGGCGGCCAGGCGATCAGCTGGGATCCGCGCCGCCCGCGCCTTCTCTGGTCGATCGACCGCGCCGGATCGGCGGTGGTGGCGAGCCAGGTGCCGCCCGTGGCGGCGCGCTGAGCCGTGCCCGCGCGGCCGCTTCAGGGCGCCTTGCTGGGGCTGTTGGCGTTGCCGCCGACATCCTCTTCGCCGAGCTGGCCGCTGCCATGATAGGCCTGGCCGCTCTGCCCGCCATGGCCGAGAAAGCGGCCCGGGCCCTTGCCCTTGCTCGGGCTCTCGCCATGGGGATAGGCGCCGCCGCCGGATTCGCCGGCCGCCGCCGCCGCGCCCCGGCGCGAGGCGAGTTCGCCTTCCGGCTGATCGGAACGCGGCGTGGTGCCCTCGCCATCGGCCTGCATCGGCTGCTTGTCGTCGCTCATAACCTGCTCCTTGGCCCCGCGCGCAACGCCGTGGCTCTGAAAGGATCAACGCCGCGTTGAAGGCGATGTTCATCCCGTCGCCGGCCGGCGACGGGCGCCTGCCGCCACCGCACCGAAGGGCCAGCCGATCCCCATGCCGCGCAATCCCTATTATTCCGGGCCGCCGAGCGACCATTTCGACGGCGCGCGTTTCTTCAACCCCGGCCAGCCGACCACCGATCGCGGGCTGCGCGACATTCTGCGCTGGCAACGCGGTCGGCAGGCGGTGGCCTGGCCGCGCCAGGTGCCGATCGTGCCGGCGCGGCCCGAGCCGCGGCTGGCGGGGCTGCGCGTCACCATGGTGGGCCATGCCACGCTGCTGATCCAGGTGGACGGGCTCAACCTGCTCACCGATCCGGTCTGGTCCGCGCGCGCGAGCCCGTTCCGCTTCGCCGGTCCGAAGCGGGTGACCGCGCCCGGCATCGCCTTCGACGATCTGCCGCCGATCGACGCGGTGCTGCTCAGCCACAATCATTACGACCATCTCGACATCGCCACGCTGCGCCGGCTGCACGCGCGCCACGCGCCGCTGATGGTGATGCCGCTCGGCAACGATGCGATCGTGCGCGCGGCGGTGCCGGGCGCGCGCCTGCTGACCGGCGACTGGCACGACCGGCTGCGGCTGGGCCCCGCCGCCGAGGTGACGCTGACCCGCGCCAACCATTGGTCCGCGCGCGGCCTGCGCGACCGGCGCATGGCGCTGTGGGCGGGCTTCTGGCTGCACAGCCGCAGCGCGAGCCTGTGGTTCGCGGGCGATACCGGCTATGGCGACGGCACCATCTTCCCCGCCATGCGCGCGCGTTTCGGCAGCCCCGACGTGGCGCTGATCCCGATCGGCGCCTATGAGCCGCGCTGGTTCATGGCGGCGCAGCATGTCGATCCGGCGGAGGCGGTGCGGATCTTCGAGGCGGTCGGCGCGCGCCGCGCGCTGGGCATCCATTGGGGCTGTTTCCGCCTGACCGACGAAGCCCGCGAGGCGCCCGTGGCGGCGCTGGCCGAGGCGCTCGCGGCGGCGGACATCGCGCCCGACCGCTTCGTCGCGGCGGTGGCGGGCGGCGTCTACGGCTTCGCCGGCGGCGACGGCGCGGGCTGAGCGGGGGGCGTGGGGTGGCGGATCGGGAATGGCGCACCGGAAGGGATTCGAACCCCTGGCCTCTGCCTTCGGAGGAAATATAGCTGCCCTTCGCTAAAATACGCAAGAGCGCGCCATGCTACGCTATCATACTGTAAACGCTGATCTATTTGGAATTCGCTTCACGATAGGCTATCCTGCTTCACGCCAAAATTTCCCCCCTCCTGCTTACGTGGTGCTTACGCGAGAGACGGGGACGGAGCGGGAGAACGCCGATGCCTAAGCTGACCAAACGCGCCGTCGATGCTGCGTTGCCGGGCGAAAAGGACTACGTCGTCTGGGACGACGAACTCCCGGGCTTCGGGCTTCGGGTGTTCACCTCCGGCAAGCGCAGCTATGTCATCCAGTATCGGTTGGGCGGCCGATCTCGCCGCTACACCATCGGGCTCCACGGCGTCTGGACAGCCGAAACGGCCCGGCAGGAGGCCAAGGCTCAGTTTGGCCGGATCGCCCGGGGCGAGAACCCGACTGAAGAGCGCCAGCTCGATCAGAAGGCGATCACCGTTAAGGAGCTTTGCGTCCTCTACCTTAAGGATCTGAACGCGGGTCTCATCATGGGCAAAGGCGGTCGCCCGAAGAAGCCCGGAACCATCGGGACCGATATCGGCCGCATCCATCGGCACATCATCCCTCTCATTGGTCAGCGTCGCGTGAAGGATCTGACGAAGGCCGACGTTTCGAAGATGATGAAGGACGTCATCGCAGGGAAGACCCGCGTGTCGATCAAGACGGAGAAGCTCCGCGGCCGTGCCGTCGTCCGTGGCGGGGCAGGCACCGCAGCACGCACGGTCGGTCTGCTCGGCGGCATCATGACCTTCGCCATCGACGCCGGGATCATAGAGACCAACCCAGCTCACGGTATCCGCAAGCCGAAGGACAACGTCCGGTCGCGCCGTTTAACCGAGGACGAGTATCGCACTCTCGGCAGGATGCTCAGCGCCGCCGAGAAGGACGAGCGGTACGCGATCACCGTCGCCATCATCCGTCAGATCGCGCTGACCGGCTGCCGACGCTCCGAGATCATCAATCTCCGGTGGAAGGAGGTCGACACCGGTGCGAGTTGCCTTCGGCTCATCGACAGCAAGGAGGGGCACTCGATCCGGCCGATCGGCCTGCCGGTAATCGAGTTTCTCGACGAACGGCGCAAGTCCGATCAAGGAACATACGTGTTTCCCGGTTCCGGTGACGACAATGCCTTCGGCAGCTTTCCGAACCGATGGGACCAGATGTTCGCCGGATCATCGCTCGCTGATGTCACCCCTCACGTCCTTCGCCACAGCTTCGCCAGTGTCGGAAACGATCTCGGGTTCACCGAGGTGACGATCGCGGCGCTTGTCGGTCACTCCATCGGCACGATGACGAGCAAATACATCCATACCCTCGACACCGCGCTCATCATGGCAGCCGACACGATCTCGGGGTACATCCAGGGCCTGCTCGCAGGCACCGAGTTCAAGCAGACCGCTTATGCTCTCGACCGCGACTCGCGCAAGACGGCTCTGGCTCGATTCCTCCAGAAGGCGGCCGGCG contains:
- a CDS encoding tyrosine-type recombinase/integrase is translated as MPKLTKRAVDAALPGEKDYVVWDDELPGFGLRVFTSGKRSYVIQYRLGGRSRRYTIGLHGVWTAETARQEAKAQFGRIARGENPTEERQLDQKAITVKELCVLYLKDLNAGLIMGKGGRPKKPGTIGTDIGRIHRHIIPLIGQRRVKDLTKADVSKMMKDVIAGKTRVSIKTEKLRGRAVVRGGAGTAARTVGLLGGIMTFAIDAGIIETNPAHGIRKPKDNVRSRRLTEDEYRTLGRMLSAAEKDERYAITVAIIRQIALTGCRRSEIINLRWKEVDTGASCLRLIDSKEGHSIRPIGLPVIEFLDERRKSDQGTYVFPGSGDDNAFGSFPNRWDQMFAGSSLADVTPHVLRHSFASVGNDLGFTEVTIAALVGHSIGTMTSKYIHTLDTALIMAADTISGYIQGLLAGTEFKQTAYALDRDSRKTALARFLQKAAGDVGDPNSGETRLAA
- a CDS encoding MBL fold metallo-hydrolase — translated: MPRNPYYSGPPSDHFDGARFFNPGQPTTDRGLRDILRWQRGRQAVAWPRQVPIVPARPEPRLAGLRVTMVGHATLLIQVDGLNLLTDPVWSARASPFRFAGPKRVTAPGIAFDDLPPIDAVLLSHNHYDHLDIATLRRLHARHAPLMVMPLGNDAIVRAAVPGARLLTGDWHDRLRLGPAAEVTLTRANHWSARGLRDRRMALWAGFWLHSRSASLWFAGDTGYGDGTIFPAMRARFGSPDVALIPIGAYEPRWFMAAQHVDPAEAVRIFEAVGARRALGIHWGCFRLTDEAREAPVAALAEALAAADIAPDRFVAAVAGGVYGFAGGDGAG